A single region of the Portunus trituberculatus isolate SZX2019 chromosome 29, ASM1759143v1, whole genome shotgun sequence genome encodes:
- the LOC123510570 gene encoding transmembrane protein 98-like, which translates to MEMVETLVAVALGVLAAVFLGSLAALALVCFRRALNAKHRLFYNQDIRPEVLLSGGEVWSELELDDVRLAPQIDKILNDAQWVDDATGLIPHCLAILKLCHQLAERLVATTMSPIHSDRLHDIIEVTRRLSPRIDDVARAMYPPLDPRLLEARCSALVLSLTLLAWHARQSASGSTVTLINEALKDMDHHLSVLREAAMSHETFHGVFKEEAKCDPAEC; encoded by the exons ATGGAGATGGTGGAGacgctggtggcggtggcgctGGGGGTGTTAGCTGCCGTGTTCCTTGGGTCCCTGGCAGCTTTGGCCCTGGTGTGCTTCCGCCGTGCCTTGAACGCCAAACACCGCCTCTTCTACAACCAGGACATCAG GCCTGAGGTTTTGCTGAGCGGCGGGGAAGTGTGGAGCGAGCTGGAGCTGGATGACGTCCGCCTTGCTCCTCAGATTGACAAGATTCTCAACGATGCACAATGGGTGGACGACGCTACTG gtctCATTCCACACTGCCTGGCGATTCTCAAACTCTGTCACCAGCTGGCGGAGAGACTGGTGGCCACAACCATGTCACCGATACACAGCGACCGTCTGCACGACATCATAGAG GTAACAAGACGTCTGTCACCTCGCATTGACGACGTGGCACGCGCGATGTACCCGCCTCTGGACCCTCGGCTACTGGAGGCCCGCTGCTCGGCTCTTGTGCTGAGTTTGACGCTGCTGGCCTGGCACGCACGGCAGTCCGCCTCGGGCTCCACAGTGACGCTCATTAACGAGGCACTCAAAGACATGGACCACCACCTGAGT GTCCTGCGTGAGGCTGCAATGTCACACGAGACTTTCCACGGAGTCTTCAAGGAGGAGGCCAAGTGTGACCCCGCGGAGTGCTGA